In a single window of the Elaeis guineensis isolate ETL-2024a chromosome 8, EG11, whole genome shotgun sequence genome:
- the LOC105049801 gene encoding ras-related protein RABA2a, whose translation MARRGLGPAEEYDYLFKMVLIGDSGVGKSNLLSRFTRNEFFLDSKSTIGVEFATRTLQVEGRTIKAQIWDTAGQERYRAITSAYYRGALGALLVYDVTKPTTFENLNRWLKELRDHADSNIVVMLIGNKIDLKHLRAVASEDAQSFAEKEGLSFIETSALEATNVERAFQIILSEIYRIISKKPLSSSEPALGPSGGIKEGKAIEVSASHDDNTKKQCCST comes from the exons ATGGCACGGCGAGGGTTGGGGCCGGCGGAGGAGTACGACTATCTGTTCAAGATGGTGCTGATCGGCGACTCGGGCGTGGGCAAATCCAACCTTCTCTCCCGCTTCACCCGCAACGAGTTCTTCCTCGATTCCAAGTCCACCATCGGCGTCGAATTCGCCACCCGCACCCTCCAA GTAGAGGGGAGGACAATAAAAGCACAAATATGGGACACAGCAGGCCAGGAGCGATACAGGGCAATAACCAGTGCCTACTACCGTGGTGCCCTGGGAGCCCTCCTAGTCTATGATGTGACCAAGCCCACAACTTTCGAGAATTTGAACCGGTGGCTTAAGGAGCTCCGTGACCATGCTGACTCCAACATTGTGGTTATGCTCATTGGTAACAAGATTGACCTCAAGCACCTTCGAGCAGTTGCCTCAGAGGATGCACAGAGCTTTGCTGAGAAGGAAGGTCTGTCCTTCATTGAGACCTCTGCTCTGGAGGCCACGAATGTAGAGAGAGCCTTTCAGATTATCCTTTCAGAGATATATCGAATCATCAGTAAGAAGCCTCTGTCCTCTTCAGAGCCGGCACTGGGACCTTCCGGAGGCATCAAAGAAGGGAAGGCCATTGAGGTGTCAGCTTCGCATGATGACAATACTAAGAAGCAATGCTGCTCCACATAG